The Syngnathus typhle isolate RoL2023-S1 ecotype Sweden linkage group LG1, RoL_Styp_1.0, whole genome shotgun sequence genome includes a window with the following:
- the itk gene encoding tyrosine-protein kinase ITK/TSK has protein sequence MCSLHLLESGCGLLNSTPGNFVVFIFFPDRVSLSVFKIVVDVTMFSRVILDGTMIKKSQQKRKTSPSNYKERFFVLDTQELKYSECRTGRKPILKGCIKLCSIKCVDMVFTDLPIPCDYKYPFQVFHDNHYLYIFAPDNDCRLKWVHALKEETKNNNLVEKYHPQFWIDGKWKCCQQSEKLSIGCQVYDPMAYGSKKPLPEIPDSEVEMRDTVDMVVIALQNYTPFGDRELALQKDKEYTLITSSHPLWWIVRDEKGNDGFVPRTHIAEKSGNDFERFEWYNKNIARREAEDVLIKEGKEGAFMVRNSRQTGFYIVSVFTKALGSNGEKQPCVKHYQIRRTDTGESSFYLAEKYLFRTIPELIHYHQHNAAGLITRLRHPVTQTGGCSQEIAAPFKDEWEVDPEEITFGQELGSGQFGMVLSGQWRDKKVALKIIREDYMSDEEFKEEARVMMRLYHSKLVQLYGVCTQHSPMCLVLEFMEDGCLSDYLRAKKGCLSQKTMLGMCLDVTEGMAYLEMSNFIHRDLAARNCLVSKNNLVKLSDFGMTRYVLDDQYTSSFCSKFPIKWSAPEVVKYCKFSSKSDVWSFGVLMWEVYTEGRLPYENQSNGQVVDFLNAGMRLLKPRLAPEDVYLLMEWCWKEKPVDRPSFALLLQDLSQLSQC, from the exons ATGTGCAGTCTGCATCTCTTGGAGTCAGGATGTGGTCTACTAAACTCAACACCCGGAAACTTtgtggtatttattttttttcctgacagaGTCTCTCTCAGTGTTTTTAAGATTGTTGTTGATGTTACCATGTTCTCTCGAGTGATACTCGATGGTACGATGATCAAAAAATCGCAGCAAAAGAGAAAAACATCTCCATCCAACTACAAGGAGAGATTTTTTGTGCTGGACACACAGGAATTAAAGTATTCTGAGTGTCGTACTGGG CGAAAACCCATACTGAAAGGTTGCATCAAGTTATGCAGCATTAAGTGTGTGGACATGGTCTTTACCGATCTCCCCATTCCATGTGACTACAAGTACCCCTTCCAG GTATTTCATGACAACCATTATCTCTACATTTTTGCACCAGACAATGATTGTCGCCTGAAGTGGGTGCATGCTCTTAAAGAAG AGACAAAGAATAACAATTTGGTTGAAAAATACCACCCCCAATTTTGGATCGATGGAAAATGGAAATGCTGCCAACAGTCAGAGAAACTGTCAATCGGCTGTCAAGTGTATGATCCAATGGCTTACG GTTCTAAAAAACCATTACCCGAAATCCCAGATTCAGAG GTTGAAATGCGTGACACAGTGGATATGGTGGTTATTGCATTGCAGAACTACACACCATTTGGAGACAGAGAATTGGCACTTCAGAAAGACAAGGAATACACACTGATAACCAGCTCCCACCCTCTCTGGTGGATTGTTCGAGATGAAAAGGG GAACGACGGGTTTGTGCCAAGGACACACATAGCTGAGAAATCAGGGAATGACTTTGAAAGATTTGA ATGGTATAATAAGAACATCGCCAGAAGGGAAGCAGAAGACGTGTTGATCAAAGAG GGAAAAGAAGGTGCATTCATGGTTCGAAACTCGAGACAGACAGGTTTCTACATAGTGTCAGTATTCACCAAAGCACTGGG ATCTAATGGGGAGAAACAACCATGTGTTAAACATTACCAAATCAGGCGGACAGACACAGGAGAGTCTTCTTTTTACTTGGCAGAGAAATATCTGTTTCGCACCATTCCAGAGCTGATCCATTACCACCAACACAATGCCGCAG GTCTGATCACACGTCTCAGACATCCGGTCACTCAAACAGGTGGCTGCTCCCAGGAAATTGCTGCTCCATTCAAAG ATGAGTGGGAGGTGGACCCCGAAGAAATTACCTTTGGGCAAGAGTTAGGAAGTGGACAGTTTGGGATGGTGTTGTCGGGACAATGGAGGGACAAGAAGGTGGCCCTGAAAATAATAAGAGAAGATTACATGTCAGATGAGGAATTTAAAGAAGAGGCAAGAGTCATGAT GAGATTATACCACTCAAAGCTAGTTCAGCTCTATGGTGTTTGCACCCAGCATTCTCCAATGTGTTTGGTGTTGGAGTTCATGGAAGATGGCTGTCTATCAGACTACCTGCGAGCCAAAAAAGGGTGTTTGTCTCAGAAGACAATGTTGGGGATGTGCCTGGATGTCACTGAAGGGATGGCCTATCTGGAGATGTCTAACTTCATCCACAGAGACCTG GCTGCCAGGAACTGCCTAGTTTCAAAGAACAACCTAGTTAAATTGTCAGATTTTGGCATGACCAG ATATGTTCTTGATGACCAGTACACAAGTTCTTTCTGCTCCAAGTTTCCCATCAAGTGGTCAGCACCAGAGGTTGTCAAATACTGCAAGTTCAGCAGCAAATCCGATGTCTGGTCCTTTG GTGTTCTCATGTGGGAAGTCTACACAGAAGGCCGCCTTCCCTATGAGAACCAATCCAATGGTCAGGTAGTAGACTTCCTGAATGCCGGCATGAGGCTGCTTAAACCACGACTGGCACCAGAGGATGTATATTTGCTTATGGAGTGGTGCTGGAAAGAG AAACCAGTGGATCGTCCGTCCTTTGCACTGCTGTTGCAAGATCTTTCCCAACTTTCACAATGTTGA